A window of Apium graveolens cultivar Ventura chromosome 8, ASM990537v1, whole genome shotgun sequence contains these coding sequences:
- the LOC141679633 gene encoding uncharacterized protein LOC141679633: MASVLSPISFVMWGADIVGIQLTSSKQEKYCIVVIDYMTKWVEAHLLAIITEEVVKKFMLEQKFSSVGQPQGNGVIEGANKIIFEGIKKRPGEAKGLWAAELPWVLWAYRTTPRSSTGETPFRLASKIDALLPVEVILDSYRTEVFSNKRNKVGLRANTDLLEEEREVADQRNLKYQLQAAQYYDSGVKKCNIFVGDLVLRELATSKPTKQGKLQPTWEGPYLVAEVIKPGTYKAATEGGEATENEQNVPKPKSKWTDVDIEAVHQDNKAMNIMLNGLDQDMFDNVINCKTAKNIWDQVQVLCKGTE, from the exons ATGGCTTCGGTCCTAAGTCCTATCTCTTTTGTAATGTGGGGAGCAGATATTGTGGGAATCCAGCTGACCAGCAGTAAACAGGAGAAGTACTGCATTGTGGTTATCGACTATATGACCAAATGGGTTGAAGCTCATCTGTTGGCCATCATAACCGAAGAAGTCGTGAAGAAGTTTATGCTAGAACAA AAATTTAGCTCTGTGGGTCAGCCTCAAGGAAATGGGGTGATTGAAGGTGCgaacaaaatcatctttgaagGCATTAAAAAGAGACCGGGAGAAGCCAAAGGCCTTTGGGCCGCAGAGTTACCATGGGTCTTATGGGCCTACCGGACGACACCCAGATCGTCCACAGGAGAAACACCTTTCAGACTAGCCTCTAAAATAGACGCTCTTCTCCCAGTTGAAGTGATCCTGGACTCCTACCGAACTGAGGTTTTTAGCAACAAAAGAAACAAGGTCGGCCTGAGAGCCAACACAGACCTCTTAGAAGAAGAAAGGGAAGTAGCCGACCAGAGAAATCTCAAGTACCAACTTCAGGCTGCCCAATACTATGATTCAGGCGTGAAAAAGTGTAATATCTTCGTTGGAGACCTAGTATTGAGGGAGTTAGCTACATCAAAGCCTACTAAACAAGGAAAGCTTCAGCCTACTTGGGAGGGCCCCTACTTGGTGGCCGAAGTAATTAAGCCAGGAACATACAA GGCTGCAACAGAAGGTGGTGAAGCTACTGAAAATGAGCAGAATGTTCCAAAGCCTAAATCAAAATGGACTGATGTAGATATTGAAGCAGTCCATCAAGATAATAAGGCCATGAACATTATGCTCAATGGTCTTGATCaagacatgtttgacaatgtcataaaTTGCAAAACTGCTAAGAATATTTGGGACCAAGTTCAAGTGCTATGTAAGGGAACTGAGTaa